A region of Paenibacillus thiaminolyticus DNA encodes the following proteins:
- a CDS encoding LysR family transcriptional regulator codes for MELRQLLYFVKVAQKEHVTQAAEELHVAQSAVSRQIHQLEEELGVKLFLQKGRNLQLTPVGQLFCSRAEAVLKDLERAVQEVQEFMHPELGEVRIGFPHSLGIHLIPKLVAEFRKRHPNVKFRFKQGMYPSLIRDIVSGEVDLAFISPYPKDSDMVTGEIVLNEELLAILPPNHPLAREETISLKQLKEEMFVMFSPGYSLRPIVWDACMKAGFTPHIGFEGEETETIRGLVAAGMGVSLLPDMALQHTSELQPARVRVIDPVVTRSIGLIRRIDEKLPLVAQTFHTFLLQYFREHEGGAPKQGKPDSAQDELELL; via the coding sequence GTGGAACTTAGGCAATTGTTGTACTTCGTGAAGGTGGCCCAGAAGGAGCATGTGACGCAGGCAGCGGAGGAGCTTCATGTCGCCCAGTCTGCCGTAAGCCGGCAGATCCATCAACTGGAGGAGGAGCTAGGCGTCAAGCTGTTCCTGCAGAAGGGGCGCAACCTCCAGCTGACGCCGGTAGGGCAGCTGTTCTGCAGCCGGGCGGAAGCGGTGCTGAAGGATCTGGAGCGCGCGGTTCAGGAGGTGCAGGAATTCATGCATCCGGAGCTGGGAGAGGTGCGAATCGGGTTTCCGCACAGCTTGGGGATCCATCTGATTCCGAAGCTGGTGGCCGAGTTCCGGAAGCGGCACCCGAACGTGAAGTTCCGGTTCAAGCAGGGCATGTACCCGTCCCTCATTCGGGATATCGTTTCCGGCGAAGTGGATCTTGCCTTCATCTCCCCGTATCCGAAGGACAGCGACATGGTAACCGGGGAGATTGTGCTGAACGAGGAATTGCTCGCCATCCTTCCGCCGAATCATCCGCTGGCCCGGGAGGAGACGATATCGCTGAAGCAGCTGAAGGAAGAGATGTTCGTCATGTTCAGTCCCGGATATTCACTGCGGCCGATCGTATGGGATGCCTGCATGAAGGCAGGCTTCACGCCGCATATCGGCTTCGAGGGGGAAGAGACAGAGACGATTCGAGGCCTCGTGGCCGCCGGCATGGGAGTCAGCCTGCTGCCGGATATGGCGCTCCAGCACACATCAGAGCTTCAGCCGGCTCGCGTCAGGGTGATCGATCCGGTGGTCACACGCTCCATCGGGCTGATTCGCCGCATCGACGAGAAGCTGCCGTTGGTCGCGCAGACCTTTCACACCTTTTTGCTGCAATATTTCAGAGAGCATGAAGGCGGCGCCCCCAAGCAGGGGAAGCCGGACTCGGCACAGGATGAGCTTGAGCTGCTGTAG
- a CDS encoding rhomboid family intramembrane serine protease: protein MIFIRYENWRSYIKQFPVTTLLIIANVAMFIVLVLNGGSQDGMTLLKFGAVWKQEPYASETWRLATAMFLHSGFQHLLFNMFALFVFAPPMERILGSFKYAVLYLLSGLLGNAAALYLSEWGTLAVGASGAIYGVYGAYLFIAIFQRWALDQASRKTIMIILGIGIVQSFVITGISWSAHLGGLAAGFVLYAILQRIRS from the coding sequence GTGATATTTATCCGATATGAAAATTGGCGCAGTTACATCAAGCAGTTCCCGGTAACGACGCTCCTCATTATCGCGAATGTAGCGATGTTCATCGTGCTCGTATTGAATGGGGGAAGCCAGGACGGCATGACGCTGTTGAAGTTCGGTGCCGTCTGGAAGCAGGAGCCGTATGCCAGCGAGACTTGGCGGCTGGCAACGGCAATGTTCCTCCATTCCGGCTTCCAGCATCTCTTATTCAATATGTTTGCGCTCTTCGTGTTCGCGCCCCCGATGGAACGCATCCTCGGCTCCTTCAAATATGCCGTGCTGTATCTGCTCAGCGGCCTGCTGGGCAATGCGGCGGCCTTGTACCTGTCCGAATGGGGGACACTGGCCGTGGGAGCCTCAGGCGCGATTTATGGCGTGTATGGAGCCTATCTGTTTATCGCTATTTTCCAACGATGGGCGCTCGATCAGGCATCGCGGAAGACAATTATGATTATTCTTGGTATTGGGATTGTGCAGTCGTTTGTCATCACCGGCATCAGCTGGAGCGCTCATTTGGGCGGCTTGGCGGCCGGATTCGTATTGTACGCCATATTGCAGCGCATTCGGTCGTAA
- the tpx gene encoding thiol peroxidase, which translates to MSNERQATLKGNPITLVGPELKAGDKAPEFQLNKSLTEVAGLNDFAGKIKLISVVPSIDTGVCDAQTRRFNEEAGKLGGNVVVLTVSADLPFAQARWCGAAGVDNVVMLSDYKGNTFGEAYGVLIKELQLDMRSIFVVDTDNTIRYVEVLGEMTEHPNYEKAVEAVKSLL; encoded by the coding sequence ATGTCTAATGAACGTCAAGCTACGCTCAAGGGCAATCCCATCACGCTGGTGGGACCGGAATTAAAAGCAGGAGACAAAGCTCCTGAGTTCCAATTGAACAAATCGTTGACAGAGGTAGCAGGCCTGAACGATTTTGCAGGCAAGATTAAGCTCATCAGTGTCGTTCCTTCGATCGATACGGGCGTATGTGATGCGCAGACCCGCCGCTTCAATGAAGAAGCAGGCAAGCTTGGCGGCAATGTCGTCGTGCTGACGGTCAGCGCCGACCTTCCGTTCGCGCAAGCCCGCTGGTGCGGAGCGGCAGGCGTCGATAATGTCGTCATGCTCTCCGACTACAAGGGCAATACATTCGGTGAAGCCTATGGCGTCCTGATTAAGGAGCTTCAGCTCGATATGCGCTCCATCTTCGTCGTCGACACAGACAACACGATTCGTTACGTCGAAGTGCTTGGCGAGATGACGGAGCATCCGAATTACGAGAAAGCGGTCGAAGCCGTCAAAAGCTTGCTGTAA
- a CDS encoding DUF1499 domain-containing protein, whose protein sequence is MSLKRVLVGIIRSFESSGDRAKDPKLKTHYYQMSRDKAWEEIASTLKKIQGYKILHEVPSVGEITMEKRTMTGRTMDITVSVINVGPMRTAVDIYSASRGGLGDLGANYRVILDLFAVLDKKLATYKVNS, encoded by the coding sequence TTGTCACTCAAACGAGTATTGGTCGGCATTATTCGCAGTTTTGAATCCAGCGGCGATCGTGCCAAAGACCCCAAATTGAAAACGCATTACTATCAAATGTCCCGGGATAAAGCATGGGAAGAAATCGCATCGACATTGAAGAAGATTCAGGGGTACAAAATACTTCATGAGGTTCCTTCTGTCGGTGAAATCACTATGGAGAAACGGACGATGACCGGACGGACGATGGATATTACTGTCTCTGTCATCAACGTGGGACCAATGAGAACAGCGGTTGATATTTACTCGGCTTCACGCGGGGGATTAGGTGATTTGGGCGCCAATTATCGCGTAATACTCGATTTGTTCGCTGTCTTGGACAAGAAGCTGGCGACATATAAGGTAAATAGTTAA